TTGCATAAGCGTGTGGGCCAGAGTGTTGCCAGGGAGGCGCCAAGGGCTGGTGGAGGCTCAGGCTGGCAAGACCTCTCCAGGTGACCTCTCCTGTCCACTCCAACAGGGCACCACAGGGACACTATCTGTGGAGCAGTGTGTGACCTCGGGGCACActccaggcagaggtgggggtccCCAGCCCCAAGGCCAGCTCTGGGCTCTGGTGTGGAAGTGGGCACAGGGTCAGAGGAAGACTCCAACCCCAGAGGGCGGGGCAGAGCTGAGGGCGCCCGCCTGCCGCCTCCACTCGGTCTTGGGAGGCGCCAGCTCTCAACCAGGTCCCCGAGTCATTGGATAGAATGCCACGAAAGCCTTTTGATGAGAACATTTACAAACTGCACATTTGATAAAGGACTTAAGCCCTCAATCTATAGAGAACTCTCatgacacaataaaaaaaaaacactaaaaaaaaaacaggctaaaGATTTGAAAAGATTTGCAGGTGGAAAATAAACTCATGCAGAGAGAGAGGCTCGCAGGCATTGCGGGGAAACGCAGACTGAAACTGCGCCGAGATGTCACTGCACACCAGCAGGACGGGGACTCCATTTCTAACCCGAGACTGTCCCTGCCAGGGTGGGGAGAACCCCGCCAAATGGTCTGGCAGGTTCCTATGAAGGCAAACACTTACCACATGGCTGGACTGTCACACACCCAGGAACTTACCCGGGAGAAATGAAACATACACTGACCCGCCTGTGGCTGGTCCGGGGACCTTCTTGACAATCCTTGAGAAACGGAAATGACCAAATGCCGTTCAGGAGGGGACGGATGAACCACTCAGTGCTCCCCGTGTGATGAGACCTTCTGAAAGGCGGAAACACCGACTCGCACGTCACAACTCAGATGACACCCCAAATGCATTACACTGAGTGAGAGAAGCCGGTCTGTAAGGCCTGCAGACTTGGTTCCTTTCCTTGGGTGTTCCAGAACAGGCAAACCCGCGGGGACGGAGAGCTGTCCCACGTTGCCTGGGacgtggagggaggggctgaggacAAATTGGCCCGTGGAGACTTCTGGGGTGATGGACTGTGCCAGTTACAGGACTGTCTGTGCTCATCTAAACTTTGATGTGCGGATCCGCACATCAAAGAGGGTGAATGCTACTGTATGTAAACTATgccccaattttttaaaagtgtatgtaTAGCTacaatatatgtgtatacatacactaTATAAACTCTTTCCCCAAATGCCACCTCTTGGGATGAGGGACAGGGAGGCCAAAAGGACCACCAAGTCCACAGGCGACACACCCAAGGCTCCCAGGGAAGAGTGGGGCAGAGTGCGGTGCAGGACAGAGACTGGACCTCCAACCACAGGATTACTGGGAGAGAGCAAGCAAAGGCCAAGGGATGGGTCACCGTGGCCTGCAGATCCCCTGAGGACCCTCAGAGGTGCAGGGCAGCACCTACCTTGCAGAGAACACACCCAACACCAGAATTTGCCCAGCCTTGGTCAGGGGACTCTCCACCAGAAGTCTGGGGTGTCTGACCATCTCCTGGCCTCCCACTCCCCCCTCATCCCCCAAATCCACTCTCCACGCAGTGACCCACACAAACCTTGTACAGCATAAATCTTCCACGCCCCGATTGAAATCCTCCTGTGTCATCGTGGCACCCAGCGCAAACCTGCACCAGACCACCACATGCATCAGCCAGGCCTCCGGCCTGCACCCTCCGGCCCAGCAGCCCTCCGGTCCCTCCCAGCACCCCCACTGGAGCTGCCTGCTCCCTGGGCTCCGTCTCGCCTCGGCCTCCCCCAAGCAACGTCCCCCAAACCCCCGTCTTCTGTCTCCTGGCCGCTTTAGCGTAATCCAAACGCTCTCCCGTGTCTGTTGTCTGCTCTGCCCGCATGCACTGCACACTCCGTGACAGCAGGAGCTGGACCAGCCTGTTGCTGGCCTATTGGCATCTGTTCCCCTGGCCCAGAGAGGGGGCCTGGCATTGGAGGGGCTCGTTAATATCTGGGAATGAAGTCGCTTTAACCAGCAGGTCTACTAAACTGGGACCTTCCCAGCACATCACCACATTTGCTTCAAAGAAGAGGCTTCCCTCTTCCATAGGGGTTTGGGGAACATCTTCCCATGAAAGAGAGAAGCAACAGTGACAAAAGGGCGTTCAGGCCTGGTCCAGACACCTCAGGAGGGAAAGCGGTCTGGCCAGATGTCCTCTGCTCCAGTTCCGGGAAATCTTAAGCTGATAAACAGCGGTCTGTAGATGGTTTACATGAGAAGccaaatactattattatctaaGCATCAGCCAAAGGTGGGAAGTTACAGCCAGTCAGTCCCAATGCTCCCGCACTCAGACAGCACGGGGCCCCAGTAGGTGTCTCAGCCGGTTTCTCCCAGTGATGTCAGCAGTAAACAGCTCCTTAAGCCACTTGGTGGTGATAGTTTGAAAGACACCCACTCCAACAAGTAGCGCCCCTCTTTCACTTCGGGTTCAAGGGAACCAGTCGCACCACGCCGCAGCACCAACAGTGACTTCTGATCGCACTGCCCCTGGTGAGGTTGCCCCGCGCCTCCGGCCCACCCAGAGGGGCCCGGGATCTCTTCTCCAGCGCTCTGGGAAGGAGCAGGTGCTGGGAACGGCTGTTCCATCACCCCACGTCTCCACCCATCGCGCTGTGCCTCCCCCATCACCCCACACCTCCCCGTCAGCCCCTTGCTCCGGGAATGAACGTCCCAGCCAGCGCCCCCATTGACGGGGGGGCGTGCGTTTTACTTTAGGAGCACCTGCACCACTTTAATTTCTGTGTGGAACATATGTTATTTTCATTAACAAGCAATAAGCAATTTTTCTTTCAGGAAAGCAATTTTAACTGCCATCCTGACCTCCCCATTGGGCTCCAGATTCACACATCCCACTCTCCTGTCTCCAGACATCTCAGATCCAACAGAGTCCAAAGCACCTCCTGGTGCCACCCGCCAGCACCAGCTGCCCTCCACGCCCACTGCTGTGCCCACCTGTGCTCAGGGCGAGCACCTGTGTTGCTGGtggatgcaaccggtgttccaggttcttgttccatcccagaaagaattcagagacaagaagtagtggttaaaaaagtaaagtgagaatttattaaaggatggacggtacactctcaaggggagagggggcaggctcaggtgagcagctgccttgTGTTTCTCTGGCAAGTTGGTTAcccagggtgtaaaaatgaatgggtggaatattcattggggagggaagggcttggggtcatattccctgattatcatcccaactccaccttcccaaagagAGAAGTGAtctttgtccttatttagtctggatcagaagcgTCCTGGTGTCAGTGCTTGATGGggacttctaatctgcaaggctaacatttttgaaatgagggcataatgagcaaaaggttacatttggatacTGGAAActgctgccttttctcacctttctttttcGGTCTCCAGGCCACTTATCACCCgaaaaggtgtgaccacttatcagcccagaggttcctgcttttctttctctgcccagggaccccggTGCTTGCATGATGTGTGGTTCCCTGCacttggcctgtgcccctcctttctgcccattcctgccatttggcctacATCCCCCTTTCTCTATCACAtccagctctctgcctgctctaacacctGGAGGCCAGCCTGGGGCCCCTTCCTTTCTCACCGGCACCTCTAACCCAATGCCAAGGCCTGTAAGTGCAGCCTCCACACACACGCCAACAGCACCCCTGCACCATGACAGCACCCTGCACCCCAGCAGTATCTCTGCCTGATCCATGGCTGAAACACAATTTTTCCGTAACAGAGGCAcgggcgattgaacccaggaccttgtgcacatcaagcacacactctaccactgagctgtagcctGCCCCCGAAACACTTTCTAAACCTCAGCAGATGCATTCCTGGAAGGCCGGACCCCTACCAGGCAGGACAGCCAGAGGTCCGTGGAGCTGAGACTCCTGCGTGGATCCACCAGTGCCTTCCCACCGCAATCAGAGCAACTGGAGGTCCCACCAGGGTACAGGACACAGCAGGCTGTGGCTCGTGACCTGATCTTGTAGCCCGCCCCTTGCCTGCTGCCCTCAGATCCAGCCACCACGGCCTCCTGAAGTTCATGCAAATAGGCCACTGAGTCCCACACAGCAGCTCACGTTTGAGGGTTCTCCCTGAGGGCCTCCCGAGGGGCGCGGGGGCGCGCGTGCACACGCACACGGTGCCGGGCCCCTCTGTATCCCCCTCCCCGTTCCGTTTCCCGATCTCCTCCCAGGtctgtcttcctctctgcttTACGAGGGCTAGGCCTCTGACTCCTCCGTGGGACCGCCAGCTCCTAGCGCAGAACTGGCACCAAGTATGCACTTACACTATTTTGGAATTAACTTGCTAAATCACCTGTGGCTGCACCACTATCCCGTGGTCGTTTCCCACAGACGTAATTCCTTAAGCAAAGCCCCTCCCCGACAAATACTAACATACTCATTATGCCTCTCAGAGCTCGGAAATGAGGCGGGTAACCCAAGCCGGGCCCGCGGGGAGGAGCGCGCGCCCGCAGCCTCGCCCGCCCGCGCCTGGCGCCCGCTTTCTCGCCGCCGCCTCCTCGCCTATCGTCACAGAGTCGGGGCGGGGAGGGCGCGGCCAGCCCCGCCCCTCTCCAcccggccccgcccctctccGTCCGGCCCCGCCTCCCGTCCTGCGCAGGCCCGCCCGCCAGGCCCCGCCCGTCTCCatccggccccgccccgcccccggtcCTGCGCAGGCCCGCCAGCAGGCTCCCGGCGCCCCGCCAGCAATGGTGAACCTAGGCCTGTCCCGGGTGGACGACGCCGTGGCCAACAAGCACCCGGTGAGAAGGCCGGCCTGGGACGCGGGCCCCGGAATACAGAAGCTGACTTGAGCGGGGCGGGGGCCTCGGTGGGAGTGCTGTCATTAGGGCAGGGGGCATAGAGTGGGGATCCTCTTGTGATGGAGATGGCCTCACGATGAGTGTGGTCCCCTCCCCCACGGCCAAGTGTGCccagaggagggacaggaggggcGGGTAACTGAGCCTTCAACCCTTCCCCcatcccagggcctgggggagtATGCCGCGTGCCAGTCGAACGCCTTCATGAAGGGCATTTTCACCTTTGTCACAGGTAGGCTGGGTCAGGTGTCCTGGGCGGTGAAGAGACCTCACCCTCCTGTCTCACCCTGACTTCCCAGCAGGTGGCGCCAGGTCGCCAGCCTGCAGGTGCCGGGAGCCTGGCAGGTGCTGCGGGCACTCAGGCTGCGCCCAGGGGTCCTCTGGCCAGCCCCGATGAGGGGCTGGCTGATGGGGACCATGGCTCTTGGCAGGCACCGGCGCGACCTTCGGCCTGCAGCTGCTCGTTCAGAGGAAGTGTGCATACCCCTTTCAGTGGAACGTGCTGGTAGCCGTGGGTGGGTACTCCAGGGCTGGTGCTGGGAGCCCTGAAATGCACTCCAGTTGCTGCTGGCTCTTCAGCAGAAGTGGGTTCCCACtagggtcaggggtgggggctgtggttCTGGGAGTCTCTGCCTCTTGGGATGGGGCTCCAGTTGTCAGTAGGAGCCCTGCTggacccccccaccaccaccacctccgcCCAGAAGCCTATGCCCAGGGTCCCTTTCCCTGAGAAGTACGGAGGCCCAGGCGCCCCCCCGCCCactggcccctgccctccccccaccagtcGCAGGCTCAGTGGCCAGCTACTGGGTAACCAGAGTGGAGACACAAAAATGCAGCAACCTCTGGCTCTTCCTGGAGACCGGGCAGCTCCCCAAAGACATGGGTACAGGTGAGAGTCCTGGGGATAGTGGGAAGTGGAACTGAAGCTGCAGTGCCCAGAGTTTTAGGCAGGCAAGCCTGGGCCCGAGGCCTGTCATGAcatggggatggaggtggggtgggagggagagggcccGTAGCAGACAGACTTTCCAGAGCCCTGCATGCAGGAGGAAGACTCAGGTGGGGTTGGGTGGCCCTGGAATGAGGAGTGCAGGGTGAGGAATGAGGGTACCCCAAGAAGAGTGGCCAGATTAAGAGGCCCTGCATCAGACACCAAGCTGATTGATCTCAGGCCTGACCTCCACTGCCTGCATCCTTCTTGttccaggcctcagttttttcCCCAGTAAAATGGGCATAGGAACCGGGAGCAGATTTGGGGTGTGGTTCTAGCTGTCTCCCTTTGCCTCTTACAGGTCAGCACAGATAGGAGTGCTCCATCCGGGGCACAGAAGGCCTGGGGCTGGAGAGTTCTAGAACACAGCCCTCAGGGCGTCTGCACCCCAGGCgggccctccccccaccaagtGTCCCCTGCACATATGCATGGCCAGGTCTGTCAAAGCTGGGCCGGCTGCTTCTGCCCAGCCTGAGCAGCCCAGGAGGTCAGACCAGGAGGCACTGTCCAGCGAGAAACATGGCGGGCACAGAGCGGTAGAGGATCAGGCCTGGCTCATGCAGACTTGGCGGCAGCAGCTCTGGGGCGTGTGTTGGAGGGGACTTCTGCACCCACTGCTGCCCACACTCCCTTTCTGGCCCCTGTGTGCCCCTCAGTCCAATGTGACAGCTGCTGCTGGGGTCTGTGGGGCTAATAAATGCCTTGCGCTTTTCCCTACCTGAGTTCTGAAGCATTTGGGAAATGAGTCAGAGCTTTAAGATAAGAGATAAATGTCAGTTCAGTACCATATTGCTGACTggaggaggtgccagggcagTTCCTCACTGGGAACCCCAGAATTAGACACCCCTATAGGACCACCGAGGCCTCTCCATAGGGGGGTCTGCGGCACAACTTGGCATGGAGGAGCAGAGCAGACGGTGCGCAGCCAGTCAGCGCCTGGCTCTTGGGGGACAAGGGACAGGAAGTGGCTGTGCCCACCTGCCTATCATTCTAAACACATCTCTCGGACTAAATCTCTTCTCTCCAGGGAAGGAGAAAGTGAGGGCTGTAGGGGGCCAGAGCCAGCTTACTGGAGCTCTGTCCTCATGGAGAAAGGCTCCTGAGTGGGCAAGGCCGCCCagctcacccacccccaccagagGAAAAGGCGGAGATGATATAAAACCTGGGCGAAACTTCGTCCTTTACAGTGGGCTTCCAGTAGCACTGAAGGCACACAACCCAGGGCCACACCGCTCCAGCCCCGGCTCAGCCCCTGCTCTTCTCAGCCTAGCCGGTCATCAAGTGAACGTTTACTGGGCATCTGCTGTGCGCCAGGGAATCTGTTCATGGGGAGGTAAAATGACAGGGTGCCCAAGGTAACCGTGGCATAAGCAAGCTAGAGCCTTAGTTTTCTTTCATGTAAAAGTCCAAGTGGGTGGTCTAGGGCTAATAGGGGTCAGGGACCTGGGCTCCTTTTAGTCTGTCCCATGCTGTAACGGCCTCCATTCCAAACCCACCTCGTGGTCCCAGGGCAGCTTTGCCGGCTCCAAACATTGCGTCTCCATCCCTGTCCacgggaaggaggaagggagtggaggAGAGCAGTTAACTCACCGCTTCCACTTCCACACCACTGGCTAGAACTCAGCCCACCTAGAAGAGCAGCCTTGCTCTGGGCAGCCATGCGCCCCACTAGAATTCAGGGGTTCTATATCTGAGGAAAGGAGAACCAGTATTAGACAGCTCGGCCTCACGCCCCGGGAGAACGGAGCTGGGGGCAGCAAGGGAGCAGACCACGCCCACGGCAGGCCCTCTGACCCCCTGCTAAGACCCGGGCTCcaagggagggcagagggtgagCTTGGAATTTCAGACGGGACTGGTTCTTTTTAAAGACGGACAGTGGCCAGAAAGGTAAAGGGCCAGGAAGGCACACGGGTGAAGACCATGATTACGGATGAACTGGGTTCCCCCCTCCCATATTCAGTCTGCAGccctaaccccccccccccggttctcagaatatgactgtatttggggaCTGGGCCTTTAAagcggtgactgagttagaatgACGGTGGCCCTGACCAGTCTGACCGGTGTGCTTACGAGAGGAGGAGATCAGGACAGACGTACCGAGGAAAGACCCATGAGGACGCAGGGAGCAGCGGCCGTCTACAAGCCCAGGGAGAGGCCCCTGGACAAACCAGCCTGCTGACCCTTGACctcagactcccagcctccagggtcGAGCGAGCGCACAGCTCTGCTGTTGAAGCTgccagtctgtggtgctttgttatgcGAGTTGGAAAAAGTAACCCATCCAGGGTGCACCCCCAGAATGCAAGCTGGCCAAGGCTTGGGCCACAGGGCTGTAAGGGAAGCCTGAGCTGGAGTTGCAGAGGGAGGGGACTGACCCCTCCCGGAGTAAGTGACATCTAAAGCTAGGCCCAGGAATTCCCCAGGGAAGTGGAGATGGAGCAGGTATGGtcaggaggagatgggggagtgagggctgaggctggaggggtCTCGTGACCCCTAGGTCACCAGGGTGTGGAGTTTGAAGTTAGGCTGTGGCAGGGCGATGGAGACCCCACAGGCAGTGAGAGGTCAGAGGTCTTAGGCAGCTCAGTGGAGGACAGCCTGGGAgtatggaggaggggagggtgcaggggGGCTGGTGTGGGGTGCA
The nucleotide sequence above comes from Camelus dromedarius isolate mCamDro1 chromosome 10, mCamDro1.pat, whole genome shotgun sequence. Encoded proteins:
- the LOC105100496 gene encoding transmembrane protein 141 isoform X4 is translated as MVNLGLSRVDDAVANKHPGLGEYAACQSNAFMKGIFTFVTGTGATFGLQLLVQRKCAYPFQWNVLVAVVAGSVASYWVTRVETQKCSNLWLFLETGQLPKDMGTGQHR